In Elusimicrobiota bacterium, a single window of DNA contains:
- a CDS encoding aminotransferase class I/II-fold pyridoxal phosphate-dependent enzyme → MLNFLAEELADLEKRSLKRALRMVSRAQGAQLTVSGRTFLNFSSNNYLGLARHPRVLAAAQQALSTWGAGATSSRLISGSLILHETLESALAAFLGAPAALVFPTGYMTNIGVVTSVVGPGDAIILDRLCHASLIDAARLSGARLFVYRHGDPSDAEKLLRRTISYRRRLLVTESL, encoded by the coding sequence ATGCTGAACTTTCTGGCAGAGGAACTGGCGGATTTGGAAAAACGGTCGCTGAAGCGCGCGCTTCGGATGGTGTCCCGGGCGCAAGGCGCGCAGCTGACCGTTAGCGGACGGACATTCCTGAATTTCTCGTCGAACAATTACCTGGGCCTGGCGCGTCACCCGCGCGTGTTGGCGGCGGCCCAGCAGGCGTTATCCACCTGGGGCGCTGGAGCGACCTCCTCGCGGCTGATCAGCGGTTCTTTGATCCTCCATGAAACGCTGGAGTCCGCGCTGGCCGCGTTCCTCGGTGCACCGGCGGCGCTGGTATTTCCAACCGGTTATATGACGAATATCGGCGTGGTGACGTCAGTGGTCGGGCCCGGCGATGCGATTATTCTGGATCGTCTTTGCCACGCTTCCTTGATCGATGCGGCGCGCCTGTCGGGGGCGCGGCTTTTTGTGTACCGCCATGGCGACCCCTCCGATGCCGAGAAACTCCTCCGGCGAACCATCTCGTATCGCCGTCGCCTGCTTGTGACGGAGAGCCTTTT
- a CDS encoding beta-ketoacyl-[acyl-carrier-protein] synthase family protein: MKGALSLAQQAVEEALRDAGFWDGQALQGIDPDRLGCTVSVSKPLFQDNVFNVFPPERVNESIRLHFGMAGESRNVVAACATGAYAIALAGSWIKQGLCDAVVAGSVEPEPHPFIAAGFERMGVLSADGVTRPFDRDRSGFGMGAGAGVVVLESAEHARQRGQPVQACLSGWAMGADAHSAVAFNSNGQRIAQVITACLRKAQLQPEQLQHVNAHGTATRLNDRIETRAILKAFGRWADRLQISATKAGTGHLLGAAGSVEFAFTVLALRNQFVPPTATLEHPDPECPLNYTPRQGHAARLEHAMSLSFGFGGPIGALAVSAS; the protein is encoded by the coding sequence TTGAAAGGTGCTCTTTCCTTAGCTCAACAAGCGGTCGAAGAAGCCTTGCGGGACGCCGGTTTCTGGGATGGGCAGGCGCTCCAGGGCATAGACCCTGATCGCCTGGGTTGCACCGTCAGCGTTTCGAAACCCCTCTTTCAAGATAACGTATTTAATGTTTTTCCTCCGGAGCGGGTGAATGAATCCATACGCCTGCATTTCGGAATGGCGGGGGAATCCCGCAACGTGGTTGCCGCCTGCGCGACCGGCGCTTATGCGATCGCGCTGGCCGGTTCCTGGATCAAGCAAGGCTTGTGCGATGCGGTGGTTGCCGGCTCGGTTGAGCCGGAGCCGCACCCCTTCATCGCCGCGGGGTTTGAGCGGATGGGGGTCTTAAGCGCCGACGGTGTGACGCGTCCCTTTGACCGGGACCGTTCCGGGTTTGGGATGGGAGCCGGGGCCGGGGTTGTAGTTCTAGAGTCCGCTGAACATGCACGGCAGAGGGGACAGCCGGTTCAGGCGTGTTTATCCGGTTGGGCGATGGGAGCGGATGCTCACAGCGCGGTGGCGTTTAACTCCAACGGGCAACGGATTGCTCAGGTCATCACGGCCTGTCTTCGGAAGGCGCAGCTTCAGCCGGAGCAGCTCCAGCACGTGAACGCGCACGGTACCGCCACCCGCTTGAACGACCGGATTGAAACGCGAGCCATCCTGAAAGCGTTCGGCCGCTGGGCGGACCGGCTCCAGATCTCAGCGACCAAGGCCGGCACCGGGCATTTGCTGGGCGCGGCCGGAAGCGTGGAGTTTGCCTTTACGGTGCTGGCCCTGCGAAACCAGTTTGTCCCGCCGACAGCGACTCTGGAGCATCCGGATCCGGAATGCCCGTTGAATTATACGCCGCGGCAGGGACATGCCGCGCGGTTGGAGCATGCGATGTCCTTGTCCTTTGGATTTGGCGGGCCGATCGGAGCTTTGGCGGTGAGCGCGTCTTAA